From bacterium, the proteins below share one genomic window:
- a CDS encoding argininosuccinate synthase, with protein MSEKPDVKKVVLAYSGGLDTSVILTWLKEEYQCEVVAFAADLGQGDEMDGIREKALRTGASEVYIEDIKEEFVRDFVFPALRGNAIYEGYYLLGTSIARPIIAKAQIEVARRVGADAVSHGATGKGNDQVRFELAYHTLMPGVTVIAPWREWDLGSRTALIEYAKKHDIPIPVTREKPYSSDRNLLHISYEGGILEDPWMEPDESMFTLTVAPEDAPDKPGYVEIGFDDGTPVTVDGEPLSPANLLARLNEMGGRHGVGRMDMVENRYIGMKSRGVYETPGGTILHMAHRAVESVTMDREIMHLRDSLVPRFSELIYNGYWFSPEMDWLRNCIDETQKGVTGTARLKLFKGSCRVAGRKAPDSLYVTDFATFEEETVFDQADSTGFIRVNALRLRINEARKKRSS; from the coding sequence ATGAGCGAGAAACCCGACGTAAAAAAAGTAGTTCTGGCCTATTCCGGTGGTCTCGACACCTCGGTCATCCTCACCTGGCTCAAGGAAGAGTACCAGTGTGAAGTGGTGGCTTTCGCCGCCGACCTCGGCCAGGGCGACGAGATGGACGGCATCCGTGAAAAGGCGTTGAGAACGGGAGCCAGTGAAGTTTACATCGAGGACATCAAGGAGGAGTTCGTCAGGGATTTCGTTTTCCCGGCCCTGCGGGGCAACGCCATCTACGAAGGGTACTACCTCCTCGGGACGAGCATCGCCAGACCCATCATCGCCAAGGCACAGATCGAAGTGGCACGACGGGTCGGGGCTGATGCCGTGTCTCACGGCGCCACTGGAAAAGGGAACGACCAGGTCAGGTTCGAGCTTGCCTACCATACCCTCATGCCCGGCGTCACTGTCATCGCCCCGTGGAGAGAGTGGGACCTGGGCAGCCGTACGGCCCTCATCGAGTACGCGAAAAAACACGACATCCCGATCCCGGTCACCCGGGAGAAGCCGTACAGCAGCGATCGCAATCTGCTTCACATCAGCTACGAGGGGGGGATCCTGGAAGACCCCTGGATGGAGCCCGACGAGTCCATGTTTACCCTGACGGTGGCCCCGGAAGATGCGCCGGACAAACCCGGATATGTGGAGATCGGGTTCGACGACGGGACCCCCGTCACGGTGGACGGTGAACCCCTGTCCCCGGCGAACCTCCTGGCCCGCCTCAATGAGATGGGCGGGCGTCACGGTGTCGGCCGGATGGACATGGTGGAGAACCGCTATATCGGCATGAAATCCCGCGGTGTCTACGAGACTCCGGGCGGAACCATCCTCCACATGGCCCACCGCGCGGTGGAATCGGTGACAATGGACCGGGAGATCATGCACCTTCGCGACTCCCTGGTGCCGCGCTTTTCCGAGCTCATCTACAACGGTTACTGGTTCAGCCCCGAGATGGACTGGCTGCGCAACTGCATCGACGAGACCCAGAAGGGTGTCACCGGCACAGCCCGGCTGAAACTGTTCAAAGGCTCCTGCAGGGTGGCAGGCCGCAAGGCCCCCGACTCCCTGTACGTCACCGACTTTGCCACCTTCGAGGAGGAGACGGTCTTCGACCAGGCCGACTCCACCGGCTTCATCAGGGTGAACGCCTTGAGGCTGAGGATCAACGAAGCGAGGAAGAAGAGAAGCAGCTGA
- the argF gene encoding ornithine carbamoyltransferase gives MSKRDFLTLMDITSGELASLLDRALEMKKRGPAMTDCPLLGKSVGLLFEKASTRTRVSFEVGIYQLGGQSIFLSPRDVHLSRGELLSDTGKVLSRYLSALVVRTYSQETARILAEESDIPVINALTDLAHPCQALADLMTMQEIAGSLKGVRVAWLGDGNNVANSLILGCAMTGMELVLACPEGYSPDPAFLNESLQLAARSGGSIRTTTDPAEACAGAQFLYTDVWTSMGQEEESERRRKDLAAYQLNAARIGDADPDARFLHCLPAHRGEEITEEVMEHPRSAIFDQAENRLHTQKALMEWLLK, from the coding sequence ATGAGCAAGAGGGACTTTCTCACCCTTATGGACATAACATCCGGGGAACTGGCCTCCCTCCTGGATCGGGCCCTGGAGATGAAAAAGCGCGGACCGGCCATGACCGACTGCCCTCTTCTGGGCAAGAGCGTCGGTCTGCTCTTTGAAAAAGCCTCCACGCGGACGCGGGTCTCCTTCGAGGTCGGGATCTACCAGCTGGGAGGTCAGTCCATCTTCCTGAGCCCGAGGGATGTCCATCTTTCCCGTGGAGAGCTTCTCAGCGACACCGGGAAGGTCCTGTCGCGCTACCTTTCCGCCCTGGTGGTCAGGACCTACAGCCAGGAAACGGCCCGGATCCTCGCCGAAGAGTCCGATATACCGGTGATCAACGCCCTCACCGACCTTGCCCACCCTTGCCAGGCCCTTGCCGACCTTATGACCATGCAGGAGATCGCCGGCTCCCTCAAGGGCGTGAGGGTGGCCTGGCTTGGGGACGGCAACAACGTCGCCAACAGCCTGATCCTGGGCTGCGCCATGACCGGTATGGAACTCGTCCTCGCCTGTCCTGAGGGTTACAGCCCGGACCCCGCATTCCTGAACGAGAGCCTGCAGCTGGCTGCCCGGTCAGGCGGCTCGATCCGTACGACCACGGATCCTGCCGAGGCCTGTGCGGGGGCACAGTTCCTGTACACCGATGTCTGGACGAGCATGGGACAGGAAGAAGAGTCGGAGAGAAGGCGTAAGGACCTGGCCGCGTATCAGCTGAACGCTGCCAGGATCGGTGACGCCGACCCGGATGCCCGTTTTCTCCATTGTCTGCCGGCTCACAGGGGTGAAGAGATCACCGAAGAGGTCATGGAGCATCCCCGCAGCGCGATATTCGACCAGGCTGAAAACCGTCTTCATACCCAGAAGGCGCTGATGGAATGGCTGTTGAAATAA
- the argH gene encoding argininosuccinate lyase, which yields MTKKPWQGRFDEKTSRILEEFSESISYDRELYPQDIRGSMAHARMLGKRGIIPAGDARLIVEELKRILAELDAGAEPWDKALEDVHMNIETLLTARIGEAGGRLHTARSRNDQVALDLTLYVRETSTAIALSIVDLLDALVTRSEEHVETVVPGYTHLQRAQPVLLAHHLMAYFEMLRRDHVRFTALAQSLDLNPLGAGALAGTPHPIDRHMTANELGFRGVTRNSMDTVSNRDFAAEFLFASALAQVHLSRLAEEVVLWATAEFSFVTLPDAFATGSSMMPQKKNPDSAELVRGKTGRMIGNLTSLLVTLKGLPMTYNRDLQEDKEPVFDSARTLAGSLEIMTGLVLGLAFNNEAMAEAADDGFSTATDLADYLVGKGVPFRQAHEITGNLVALCLEKRCGLPDLTLAEMKKRCDLIEEGVFEALDVRSSISRRDVIGGTAYGQVAGALEEAREWLDTFRGN from the coding sequence ATGACCAAAAAGCCGTGGCAGGGACGTTTCGATGAGAAAACCTCCCGCATTCTGGAAGAGTTCTCGGAATCGATTTCCTACGACAGGGAGCTTTATCCCCAGGACATCCGGGGAAGCATGGCCCACGCCCGCATGCTCGGTAAACGCGGGATCATTCCCGCCGGAGACGCCAGGCTCATCGTCGAGGAACTGAAAAGGATCCTTGCCGAGCTCGACGCCGGTGCCGAGCCATGGGACAAGGCCCTTGAAGACGTTCATATGAACATCGAGACCCTGCTCACCGCCAGGATCGGAGAGGCCGGAGGGCGTCTGCACACGGCCCGAAGCCGCAATGACCAGGTGGCACTCGACCTCACCCTCTACGTGAGGGAAACGTCAACAGCGATAGCTTTGAGCATCGTCGACCTCCTCGACGCCCTGGTCACCCGGAGCGAGGAGCACGTGGAGACTGTCGTCCCCGGGTATACCCATCTGCAAAGAGCCCAGCCTGTTCTCCTGGCCCACCACCTCATGGCCTACTTCGAGATGCTGCGCCGTGACCACGTCAGGTTCACCGCCCTGGCGCAGAGCCTGGATCTAAACCCCCTCGGTGCGGGAGCCCTCGCCGGCACCCCTCACCCCATAGACCGCCACATGACAGCCAACGAACTGGGTTTTCGCGGGGTTACGCGCAACAGCATGGATACCGTTTCCAACCGCGATTTCGCGGCGGAGTTCCTGTTCGCCTCGGCCCTCGCTCAGGTCCACTTAAGCCGCCTCGCCGAAGAGGTCGTTCTCTGGGCCACTGCCGAGTTCTCCTTTGTGACCCTTCCCGACGCTTTTGCTACCGGGAGCAGCATGATGCCGCAGAAGAAAAACCCCGACTCAGCCGAGCTCGTCCGCGGCAAGACGGGGAGGATGATCGGCAACCTCACATCCCTTCTGGTTACATTGAAGGGGCTGCCCATGACCTACAACAGGGATCTCCAGGAGGACAAAGAGCCTGTTTTCGATTCTGCCAGAACGCTGGCCGGTTCCCTCGAGATCATGACCGGTCTCGTGCTGGGCCTGGCTTTCAACAATGAAGCCATGGCCGAAGCCGCTGACGACGGGTTTTCCACGGCGACGGACCTGGCCGATTACCTTGTGGGAAAAGGGGTCCCTTTCCGGCAGGCACACGAGATAACCGGGAACCTGGTCGCCCTTTGCCTGGAAAAGAGGTGCGGTCTTCCCGATCTTACGCTCGCCGAGATGAAAAAGCGATGCGACCTCATCGAGGAAGGGGTTTTCGAAGCCCTCGATGTTCGATCGTCCATCAGCCGTCGCGATGTCATCGGTGGGACGGCCTACGGTCAGGTTGCCGGAGCGCTGGAGGAAGCCCGTGAGTGGCTGGATACGTTTCGCGGCAATTAG
- the dapF gene encoding diaminopimelate epimerase — MDFPIPFVKMSGTGNDFIIIDNRGKLVANSEMVELAVQACRRGQSVGADGLLLIEDDPELDFAWRFFNSDGSEAEMCGNAARCVARLASLDGISGEELVFRTIAGPIQASVDGTGVTVQLTRPAGLEPRFDLELDDGEQIEAGFVDTGVPHTIVLLPSGNLEDLDVQETGRKIRFHPRFSPAGTNANFIEITGTGSVNIRTYERGVEAETLACGTGAVAAAIVATVRGLTTPPVSVTTRGGDVLIVHLDGKDPMAGDVHLEGNASLVYRGELTGETVSCGQTEKS; from the coding sequence ATGGACTTTCCGATCCCTTTCGTGAAGATGAGCGGCACCGGAAACGACTTTATCATCATCGACAACCGCGGCAAGCTCGTCGCGAATAGCGAGATGGTTGAACTCGCCGTGCAGGCGTGCCGCAGGGGACAGTCGGTGGGAGCCGACGGACTCCTGCTCATAGAAGACGACCCTGAACTGGATTTCGCCTGGAGGTTCTTTAACTCCGACGGCAGCGAGGCCGAGATGTGCGGCAACGCCGCAAGGTGCGTTGCGCGGCTGGCGTCCCTGGACGGAATCTCCGGCGAGGAACTGGTCTTCAGGACCATAGCGGGACCGATCCAGGCGTCGGTGGACGGCACCGGCGTCACGGTTCAGCTCACCCGGCCGGCAGGTCTTGAGCCGCGATTCGACCTCGAACTCGACGACGGTGAACAGATCGAGGCGGGGTTCGTGGACACGGGAGTTCCCCACACCATTGTACTGCTACCGTCCGGGAACCTGGAGGATCTGGACGTCCAGGAGACCGGCAGGAAGATCCGTTTCCACCCCAGGTTCTCCCCTGCCGGCACCAACGCCAACTTCATTGAAATCACCGGCACCGGTTCGGTCAATATCAGGACCTACGAGAGAGGGGTGGAAGCAGAGACACTGGCCTGTGGGACGGGGGCTGTCGCCGCAGCCATCGTGGCCACTGTAAGGGGACTGACCACGCCTCCGGTATCGGTGACGACCCGGGGCGGTGACGTGCTCATCGTCCACCTGGACGGGAAGGACCCCATGGCAGGAGATGTGCACCTGGAAGGGAACGCCTCCCTTGTCTATCGGGGCGAACTCACCGGAGAAACGGTATCCTGCGGGCAGACCGAAAAATCGTGA
- a CDS encoding NUDIX domain-containing protein, translating to MRYEKKAVRTAVVAVVQNDAGHVLLTKRAIPPWQGRWVMPGGKIDLGEPITVALKREVLEEVGLDVHIEGLVDIYEVVPGNDHRTHYVILYYLASPRGGKVKPNESEIEEVVWADRETLMTLDITDGTRHILSKVFTT from the coding sequence ATGAGATATGAGAAAAAAGCAGTCCGGACTGCCGTAGTCGCCGTAGTACAAAACGACGCCGGCCACGTCCTCCTCACCAAGCGGGCCATCCCTCCGTGGCAGGGCAGGTGGGTCATGCCGGGCGGGAAGATCGACCTGGGCGAACCGATCACGGTAGCGTTAAAGCGGGAAGTCCTCGAGGAAGTGGGACTCGATGTCCATATTGAAGGCCTCGTGGACATCTACGAGGTCGTCCCGGGGAATGATCACAGGACGCACTACGTGATATTATATTACCTGGCGTCCCCCAGGGGAGGCAAAGTGAAACCCAACGAAAGCGAGATCGAAGAGGTCGTCTGGGCCGACCGGGAGACGCTGATGACCCTGGACATCACCGACGGGACAAGGCACATCCTGTCCAAGGTCTTCACAACCTGA
- the lysA gene encoding diaminopimelate decarboxylase: MNFFSYRGNELYCESVPVERIAAEVGTPFYLYSASTITRHFKVFTEAFAGTDHVVCYSVKACSNLAVLELLAKEGAGADIVSGGELFRALGAGIPADRIVFSGVGKRIDEIRYALDAGILMFNVESAEELHTLDMTARQMNRKAPLALRVNPDVDPKTHPYISTGMKKNKFGIPVTEALAIYREAAGMDGIEVVGVDCHIGSQLTTAEPFGEAVAKLMALVDKLESEGIPVRYVDVGGGLGIVYDEESPPLPANYAETIVSALGRKDKILILEPGRVIVGNAGILVARILYNKKGSTKNFVVVDAAMNDLIRPSLYDAYQEVVPVIRTDREEMVADVVGPICESTDFLARDHKLPIMSQGELLAIKSAGAYGFSMSSQYNSRPRVAEVMVSEDRFQVVRDRETMDDLVRGERIFKQ; encoded by the coding sequence ATGAATTTTTTCAGCTACAGAGGGAACGAGCTCTACTGTGAGAGCGTGCCTGTTGAGCGTATTGCCGCCGAGGTGGGAACACCCTTTTATCTGTACAGCGCCTCCACCATAACCCGACACTTCAAGGTCTTTACCGAGGCCTTTGCCGGCACCGATCACGTGGTGTGCTACTCAGTCAAGGCCTGCTCCAACCTGGCCGTGCTCGAGCTTTTGGCGAAAGAGGGCGCCGGGGCTGATATCGTGTCCGGCGGGGAGCTATTCAGGGCCCTTGGGGCAGGGATTCCGGCAGACCGGATCGTGTTTTCCGGAGTGGGCAAAAGGATCGACGAGATCCGCTACGCCCTGGACGCCGGGATCCTCATGTTCAACGTGGAATCGGCCGAGGAACTGCACACCCTTGACATGACGGCGCGCCAGATGAACAGGAAGGCGCCATTGGCCCTCCGTGTCAACCCGGACGTGGACCCCAAAACCCACCCCTACATCTCCACGGGGATGAAAAAGAACAAGTTCGGGATACCCGTGACAGAAGCGTTGGCCATTTACAGGGAAGCGGCGGGCATGGACGGTATCGAAGTTGTGGGCGTTGACTGTCATATCGGCTCCCAGCTCACGACCGCCGAACCTTTCGGGGAAGCGGTGGCAAAGCTCATGGCCCTGGTGGACAAATTGGAAAGCGAGGGGATCCCTGTCCGTTACGTGGACGTGGGCGGAGGCCTCGGGATCGTTTACGACGAGGAGTCCCCTCCCCTGCCTGCCAACTACGCCGAGACTATTGTCAGTGCCCTCGGAAGGAAGGACAAGATCCTGATCCTCGAGCCAGGCCGGGTCATCGTCGGCAACGCGGGCATCCTGGTCGCCCGGATCCTTTACAACAAGAAGGGATCCACCAAAAACTTCGTCGTCGTGGACGCCGCCATGAACGACCTCATCAGGCCGAGCCTCTACGATGCCTATCAGGAGGTGGTCCCTGTTATCCGCACCGACCGGGAAGAGATGGTGGCCGATGTGGTGGGGCCCATATGCGAGTCAACAGACTTTCTGGCCAGGGACCACAAGCTTCCGATAATGTCCCAGGGTGAGCTGCTTGCCATCAAGAGCGCCGGCGCTTACGGATTCTCCATGTCATCCCAGTACAACTCGCGGCCGCGCGTAGCCGAGGTGATGGTGTCAGAGGACCGGTTCCAGGTCGTCCGGGACCGGGAAACCATGGATGACCTGGTACGGGGTGAGAGGATATTTAAACAATGA